The following proteins come from a genomic window of Kocuria palustris:
- a CDS encoding metal-sulfur cluster assembly factor has product MTETTADAGQVPAGAPQISEVEDALKNVIDPELGVNIVDLGLLYGASYMEDGALKLDMTLTTAACPLQDVIEEQVEQNLGPLVDEWHVNWVWMPPWGMERITEDGRDQMRALGFNI; this is encoded by the coding sequence ATGACCGAAACGACCGCCGACGCGGGCCAGGTCCCCGCGGGCGCGCCGCAGATCTCCGAGGTCGAGGACGCGCTGAAGAACGTCATCGATCCCGAGCTCGGCGTGAACATCGTCGATCTGGGCCTGCTCTACGGCGCCTCCTACATGGAGGACGGGGCCCTCAAGCTCGACATGACGCTGACCACGGCGGCCTGCCCGCTGCAGGACGTCATCGAGGAGCAGGTCGAGCAGAACCTCGGCCCGCTCGTCGACGAGTGGCACGTCAACTGGGTCTGGATGCCGCCGTGGGGCATGGAGCGCATCACCGAGGACGGCCGCGACCAGATGCGGGCCCTGGGCTTCAACATCTGA
- a CDS encoding biotin transporter BioY produces the protein MPSSSSASSRPQDSADSAQTAPAAARKHSASGRSAGTDLGLIAVFAAFVAVCAVLPAIPVGPLAVPITLQTLAVYLTGLVLGGRRGFLAVALYVVVGLVGLPIFSGFRGGPAVLAGPSAGYIIAFPIAAACVGFLAYAVLRRGVSRGRVLLGLISAALLGGFLITRVFGIPGMMLNGGLTLRDAFLADLLYWPGDLLKLVLAAMIAAAVHRAFPRLAARS, from the coding sequence ATGCCTTCATCATCGTCAGCATCCTCCCGTCCTCAGGATTCCGCCGACTCCGCACAGACCGCTCCTGCCGCCGCACGGAAGCATTCCGCCTCCGGCCGCAGCGCGGGCACGGATCTTGGCCTGATCGCCGTCTTCGCGGCCTTCGTGGCCGTGTGCGCCGTCCTGCCCGCGATCCCCGTGGGCCCCCTGGCCGTGCCGATCACGCTGCAGACGCTGGCCGTGTACCTCACCGGACTGGTCCTGGGCGGGCGCCGCGGCTTCCTGGCCGTCGCGCTCTATGTGGTGGTGGGTCTCGTCGGGCTGCCGATCTTCTCCGGCTTCCGCGGCGGGCCGGCGGTCCTGGCCGGGCCCTCGGCCGGCTACATCATCGCGTTCCCGATCGCCGCCGCCTGCGTAGGGTTCTTGGCCTACGCCGTCCTGCGCCGCGGCGTCTCACGAGGGCGTGTGCTCCTCGGGCTGATCAGCGCTGCGCTGCTCGGCGGCTTCCTGATCACCCGCGTCTTCGGCATCCCCGGAATGATGCTCAACGGCGGACTCACCCTGCGCGATGCCTTCCTGGCAGATCTGCTCTACTGGCCCGGCGATCTGCTCAAGCTCGTGCTGGCGGCGATGATCGCCGCCGCCGTGCACCGCGCCTTCCCCCGGCTGGCCGCACGGTCGTGA
- the sufC gene encoding Fe-S cluster assembly ATPase SufC yields MSTLEIKDLHASVLLDDENSKQILKGVNLTINSDEVHAIMGPNGSGKSTLASTIAGHPKFRVDSGDILLDGESVLEMSVDERARAGLFLAMQYPVEIPGVTTSNFLRSAKTAVDGEAPALRTWTKDVKEAVAQLKMDPQMIQRNVNEGFSGGEKKRMEIMQLELLKPKMALLDETDSGLDIDALKVVSEGVNRAKAANGMGVMLITHYTRILRYIAPDHVHVFADGRVVEQGGPELAEQLEAEGYDKYVAAAK; encoded by the coding sequence TTGAGCACTCTGGAGATCAAGGACCTGCACGCATCGGTCCTGCTCGACGACGAGAACAGCAAGCAGATCCTCAAGGGCGTGAACCTCACCATCAACTCGGATGAGGTCCACGCGATCATGGGGCCCAACGGCTCCGGCAAGTCCACGCTGGCCTCGACCATCGCGGGCCACCCCAAGTTCCGCGTGGACTCGGGCGACATCCTGCTGGACGGCGAGTCCGTCCTGGAGATGTCCGTGGACGAGCGGGCGCGGGCCGGGCTCTTCCTGGCCATGCAGTACCCGGTCGAGATCCCGGGCGTGACCACCTCCAACTTCCTGCGCTCGGCCAAGACCGCCGTCGACGGCGAGGCCCCCGCTCTGCGGACCTGGACCAAGGACGTCAAGGAGGCCGTCGCTCAGCTGAAGATGGATCCGCAGATGATCCAGCGCAACGTGAACGAGGGCTTCTCCGGCGGCGAGAAGAAGCGCATGGAGATCATGCAGCTCGAGCTGCTCAAGCCCAAGATGGCGCTGCTGGACGAGACCGACTCCGGCCTGGACATCGATGCCCTCAAGGTCGTGTCCGAGGGCGTGAACCGCGCCAAGGCCGCCAACGGCATGGGCGTCATGCTCATCACCCACTACACCCGCATCCTGCGCTACATCGCTCCCGATCACGTGCACGTCTTCGCCGACGGCCGCGTGGTGGAGCAGGGAGGTCCGGAGCTGGCCGAGCAGCTCGAGGCCGAGGGCTACGACAAGTACGTCGCGGCCGCCAAGTGA
- a CDS encoding muconolactone Delta-isomerase, whose protein sequence is MTRPTVVRVAVNQHPRSGESIVKFLCRMQIQFPESMSAEEVAQKQAQEKEYSQGLQEAGELEAIYRVVGQYANVSIFEVESNQRLHEILSGFPMYPYMTIETTPLCQHPNSIR, encoded by the coding sequence GTGACCCGTCCCACGGTCGTTAGAGTGGCCGTGAACCAGCACCCGAGATCAGGAGAGTCGATCGTGAAGTTCCTCTGCCGCATGCAGATCCAGTTCCCCGAGTCCATGTCCGCCGAGGAGGTGGCCCAGAAGCAGGCCCAGGAGAAGGAGTACTCCCAGGGGCTGCAGGAGGCCGGTGAGTTGGAGGCCATCTACCGCGTGGTCGGGCAGTACGCCAACGTGTCGATCTTCGAGGTCGAGTCCAACCAGCGACTGCACGAGATCCTCTCGGGCTTCCCCATGTACCCGTACATGACGATCGAGACCACTCCCCTGTGCCAGCACCCGAACTCGATCCGCTGA
- a CDS encoding CbiQ family ECF transporter T component: protein MSRSRRELFGFHRPADTPVHRAPLALKASGVAVISVLLMLPFPWLLRRLGIEAPETSWAVPAGCLLLVLLAAAAARIGPRDWWHSLRPASWILGLLAAYHLLLRRDPAMAAEVLLTVVTALLATRVLLETTPLPELLDGLVRLLSPLRLMGADPERIGLAIQVMLRSIPFLTGVLDDLRDAAAARGTRLGPVGLAAPLVISAVAHGQRTGEALAARGLDSPRP, encoded by the coding sequence GTGAGCCGTTCGCGCCGCGAGCTCTTCGGCTTCCACCGCCCGGCCGACACCCCGGTCCACCGCGCCCCGCTGGCGCTCAAGGCCTCCGGCGTGGCGGTGATCTCGGTGCTGCTGATGCTGCCCTTCCCATGGCTGCTGCGACGGCTCGGCATCGAGGCGCCCGAGACCTCCTGGGCGGTGCCCGCCGGGTGCCTGCTGCTGGTCCTGCTCGCGGCAGCCGCCGCACGCATAGGTCCGCGCGACTGGTGGCACAGTCTCCGTCCCGCCTCGTGGATCCTGGGTCTGCTGGCGGCCTATCACCTGCTGCTGCGCCGCGATCCCGCCATGGCCGCCGAGGTGCTGCTCACGGTCGTGACCGCGCTGCTGGCCACCCGGGTCCTGCTGGAGACCACGCCCCTGCCCGAGCTGCTCGACGGGCTCGTGCGGCTGCTGTCCCCGCTGCGGCTGATGGGGGCGGATCCGGAGCGGATCGGGCTGGCGATCCAGGTCATGCTGCGCTCGATCCCGTTCCTGACCGGCGTGCTCGACGACCTCCGCGATGCCGCCGCCGCGCGCGGTACCCGGCTCGGCCCCGTCGGGCTCGCCGCTCCCCTGGTGATCTCCGCCGTGGCCCACGGGCAGCGCACCGGCGAGGCACTGGCTGCCCGCGGACTGGACTCGCCTCGGCCGTGA
- a CDS encoding ATP-binding cassette domain-containing protein: MSGGQHRGIELREIVVEVPGPPSSSEPVRLLGPLSVELHERRIAVIGLNGSGKSTLLRVLNGLAEVTSGSARVHGTDAVHDVRAARRAVGFLFSDPSAQLLMPTAQEDVELSLRVAGEPSGRRAEIAGRLLEEAGLSRQRHQSIHDLSGGERQLVALTAVLAVQPRVLALDEPTTLLDLRHRDALLERLDALPQQQIISTHDLELAATAQRALLIHDGLLLDDGPAEEVIDRYRRCCREGFPTAPPGPGTAP; this comes from the coding sequence GTGAGCGGCGGGCAGCACCGCGGAATCGAGCTGCGCGAGATCGTCGTCGAGGTCCCCGGCCCGCCGAGCAGCAGCGAGCCCGTTCGCCTGCTCGGGCCGCTGAGCGTCGAGCTGCACGAGCGCCGGATCGCGGTGATCGGGCTCAACGGCTCCGGCAAGTCCACGCTGCTGCGCGTGCTCAACGGCCTGGCCGAGGTCACCTCGGGTTCGGCCCGCGTCCACGGGACGGACGCGGTGCACGACGTCCGCGCGGCCCGTCGCGCCGTCGGGTTCCTGTTCTCGGATCCTTCCGCCCAGCTGCTGATGCCTACGGCCCAGGAGGACGTCGAGCTCTCCCTCCGGGTCGCGGGCGAGCCCTCCGGACGACGGGCCGAGATCGCCGGGCGCCTGCTCGAGGAGGCGGGCCTGTCCCGGCAGCGCCATCAGTCGATCCACGATCTCTCCGGCGGTGAGCGCCAGCTCGTGGCTCTGACGGCGGTGCTGGCCGTGCAGCCCAGGGTGCTGGCCCTCGATGAGCCCACCACGCTGCTGGACCTGCGCCACCGCGATGCCCTGCTCGAGCGCCTCGACGCCCTGCCCCAGCAGCAGATCATCTCCACGCACGACCTGGAGCTGGCGGCCACGGCCCAGCGGGCGCTGCTCATCCACGACGGCCTCCTGCTGGATGACGGCCCCGCCGAGGAGGTCATCGACCGCTACCGGCGCTGCTGCCGCGAGGGCTTCCCCACCGCTCCGCCGGGCCCCGGGACCGCTCCGTGA